The nucleotide sequence TTTCATCTATTTCATATACTTTTTTACCTAACATATCTTCTCTCTTCAACCCAAGAAATTCACAAAAACAATTATTAATTAGCCTAATACGAGTATCTTTATCTATTAATATTATAGGTACAGGAATAGGGTCAAAAATTTTATTTAATAGATTTACTAAATAATTATCATTTATAATTGTTGTTCTCTCCATTATATCACCCCATAAATTTCTTCCTACCCATAATTATATCACTAAATTTTCTAAATTAAATCATTTTAGTGATAATATAATAAAAAATTACTCCTCTTTTTATGAGGAGTAATTTTCTATTCCTTCTTAAGTACAAAATTAAATTACTATTCCACCACTTACTTCAATAATAGCACCGTTTACATAACTTGCTTCATCAGAAGCTAAGAATGCAAAAACATTAGCTATTTCTTCAGGCTTACCTAATCTCTTTAAAGGAACTTTATCTTCCATAGCCTTAATAACCTTTTCAGGCATAGGATCTATTATTGAAGTTGCAATAAATCCAGGACATACCGCATTCGCTCTAATACCTTTTCTACCTAATTCTTTTGCCCAAGTCTTTGTCATTCCATTAACTGCAAACTTAGAAGCTGCATAATTTGTTTGACCAAAATTACCATATATTCCTACTATTGAAGAGGTATTTAAAATTACACCTGAGTTTTGGTTAATCATAATATCAACAACGGCTTTTGTACATAGATAAGTTCCTTTTAAGTTAATATTTATTACCCTATCAAACTGCTCATCTGTCATTTTGGCTAATTGAGCGTCTGAAATGATCCCGGCATTATTTACCAATACATCGATTTTGTTATACCTCTCCATTAAATCATTTACCATGTTGTTAATCTCTTCCTTATTTGTTACATCTACTTTATAACCGACAGCTTCTCCACCCATTTCCTTTATCTCGTTTACAACCTTTTCAACATTATTTTGATCTATATCACAAACAGCTACTTTAGCCCCTTCTTGAGCAAATTTTATAGCAGTTGCTGCACCGATACCATTAGCTGCACCAGTAATAATACAAACTTTATCTTTTAATCTCATTGTTCATCCCTCCACTTTGTTAAACTAATTTATAAACTTTATTTCCATACTCATCAAAGTAGACAAAATCAACTTCATCTCCAATATTTATATTTTTACCTTCTTCATATCCCTCAATTTTTGATAATACCCTATTTTCTCCTTCTTCAACAATGCCAATCAAATATGGAGTTTGCCCTTTAAATTTTTCAGTAGGAACATTAACTATTGTATAAGTATATAACCTCCCTTTATTTGACACACTATCTACCTCCTTCTAAAAATGTGTACACAACATGTAGAAGCTGTTCCACCAATATTATGTGTCAAACCTATTTCTGCATTTTTTACTTGCCTTTCTCCAGCTTCACCTCTAAGCTGAGTTACAGCTTCATACACTTGGCTTAATCCTGTTGCACCTATAGGATGTCCTTTAGCTTTTAATCCTCCACTAGGATTAATAGGGATTTTACCATTGATCGCAGTTAAACCTTCTTCTACAGCAAAACCGCCCTTACCTTTTTCAAAGAATCCAAGATCTTCAGTATGAATAATTTGTGTAATTGTAAAGCAATCGTGAACTTCTGCAAAATCGATATCTTCAGGTTTTACATTCGCCATTTCATATGCTTCTTTAGCAGCTTTAATAGTTGCAGGAAATTCGGTAATAATTTTTTTAGAAGCTAAGGTCAATGTATCTCCTGCATGACCAGAACCAATTATTTCCACTAATGGTTTTTGAGTTAATTTTTCTGCAACTTCAGTGGCAGCTAATACTGTAAATACTGCACCATCCGTTATCAATGAACAATCAAAAACAGTAAATGGGTATGCAACTGGAAATCCAGTAACCACTTTTTCAATAGTTAACTTTTTATGCATTTGAGCATTGGGATTCAAAAGAGCATTATCATGGTTTTGTACAGCTACCATGGCCATCTGTTCCCTTGTAGTACCATACTCATACATATGCCTGTTAGCAATCAAAGCAAATAGAGAAGGAAAAGTTGCCCCTATTTCAAATTCTGTCGTACCATCAGATGCACTAGCTAAAGCAGATGTAACCACTTCAGTTTCCCTATGGGTCATTTTTTCTACGCCACCAACTAACACAACATCGTATAAACCTGAAGCAACTGCTAGATACCCATAACGGAAAGCTAATCCCCCAGAGGCACATGCATTTTCTGTCCTTAAAGTAGGAATATTACCAAGTTCTAATACCTCAGAAGCTAATGCCCCCATATGACTTTGATTACATAAATATGAGCTATTGAAATTACCAATATACAATGCTTCTATAAGTCCTTTATCAATTCCAGCATCATTAATTGCTTTAGACCCTGCTTCTTTAATTAACTCTTTAAGTGACTTATCTGGGAAAACTCCCATTTTAGTTTCACCTATACCAATTACTGATACACTCCTCAAAATTTATAACCTCCTTTGTAATTTATTTTTATTTTAAAGGTATGAGGCAAGAACCTCATACCTTTAAAAGTTATTACTTACAAATAGTAGCAACTTCAGCTGAAATTAATGGCTCCACCCTAAACCATTCAGTTCATCTATAGTTTTTTGTCTAATAAAAATAGTTTTAAACAGCAGTAAGTATAAAAAAGAGATTATTTTCTTTT is from Anaerobranca gottschalkii DSM 13577 and encodes:
- the fabG gene encoding 3-oxoacyl-[acyl-carrier-protein] reductase; amino-acid sequence: MRLKDKVCIITGAANGIGAATAIKFAQEGAKVAVCDIDQNNVEKVVNEIKEMGGEAVGYKVDVTNKEEINNMVNDLMERYNKIDVLVNNAGIISDAQLAKMTDEQFDRVININLKGTYLCTKAVVDIMINQNSGVILNTSSIVGIYGNFGQTNYAASKFAVNGMTKTWAKELGRKGIRANAVCPGFIATSIIDPMPEKVIKAMEDKVPLKRLGKPEEIANVFAFLASDEASYVNGAIIEVSGGIVI
- a CDS encoding Zn-ribbon domain-containing OB-fold protein, translating into MSNKGRLYTYTIVNVPTEKFKGQTPYLIGIVEEGENRVLSKIEGYEEGKNINIGDEVDFVYFDEYGNKVYKLV
- a CDS encoding thiolase domain-containing protein, which encodes MRSVSVIGIGETKMGVFPDKSLKELIKEAGSKAINDAGIDKGLIEALYIGNFNSSYLCNQSHMGALASEVLELGNIPTLRTENACASGGLAFRYGYLAVASGLYDVVLVGGVEKMTHRETEVVTSALASASDGTTEFEIGATFPSLFALIANRHMYEYGTTREQMAMVAVQNHDNALLNPNAQMHKKLTIEKVVTGFPVAYPFTVFDCSLITDGAVFTVLAATEVAEKLTQKPLVEIIGSGHAGDTLTLASKKIITEFPATIKAAKEAYEMANVKPEDIDFAEVHDCFTITQIIHTEDLGFFEKGKGGFAVEEGLTAINGKIPINPSGGLKAKGHPIGATGLSQVYEAVTQLRGEAGERQVKNAEIGLTHNIGGTASTCCVHIFRRR